The sequence acaataatactactactactactactactcataataataataacaacaacaataatactactactactactactactcataataataataacaacaacaataatactactactactactactactactcataatactaatactactactactactcataataataataataataacaacaatactactactactactactactactactcataataataatactgctactactcataataataataataacaacaatactactactactactactactactactactcataataataatactgctactactcataataataataacaacaacaatactactactactactactaatactactcataataataataacaacaacaataatactactactactactactactactactcataataataataataataatactactactactcataataataataatactactactactcataataataataataataataataacaacaataatactactactactactactactcataataatactactactactactcataataatactactactactactcataataatactactactactacaactactcataataataataatactactactactactactcataataataataatactactactcataataataataacaacaataatactactactactactactactactcataataatactactactactactactactactactcataataatactactactactactactactcataataataataacaacaataatactactactactactactactactactactcataataataataatactactactactactactactactactcataataataatactactactactcataataataatactactactcataataataatactactactactactactcataataatactactactactactactactactcataataatactactactactactactcataataataatactactcataataatactactactactactactactcataataataataataacaacaatactactactaccactactactactcataataatactactactactactactactactcataataataatactaccactactactactcataataatactactactactactactcataataataataataataacaacaacaacaacaacaacaacaacaatactactactactactactactactactcataataataatactaccactactcataataatactactactactactactactactcataatactactactactactcataataataataacaacaataacaacaataataataataataataaataataatattaatactactactactactactactactcataatactactactactactactactactactactactactactaatactactcataataataataacaacaataacaacaataataataataataataaataataatattaatactactactactactactactactcataatactactactactactactactcataatactactactactactcataataataataataataataacaacaataataataataataataataatactgctactaatcaggtggttagagcgttggactagttgactgtaaggttgcaagattggatccccgagctgacaaggtgaaaatctgtcgttctgcccctgaacaggcagttaacccactgttcctaggccgtcataaaaaaaaagaatgtgttcttaacttacttgcctagttaaataaatatatattttttaaaattaatatataaaaaatgtggcaaaatcggcacccaaaaataccgattgttatgaatacttgaaatcgtccctaattaatcggccattccgattaatcggtcgacctctactcataacaataataataattctgcTACTTCTACTCAGAATAATAATGATACTGATAGTACTAttcataacaataataataataacactgaTAGTCCTAttcataataacaataatattaaTGATACTGATAGTACTAttcataataacaacaataataacactGATAGTACTAttcataataacaataataatattaatgATACTGATAGTACTAttcataataacaataataataatactgataGTACTAttcataacaataataataataacactgaTAGTACTActcataataacaataataatattaataataataataatattactagTACTACTCAATAACAACAATACTCCTACTATTACTCATAATACTAATTACAATAATTataatactgctactattactcataataacaataataataatactactggtactacttaataataataataaaaatactaatacatctactactacccataataataataataatactacccataataataatactactagtactacccataataataatactactagtactacccataataataataataatactagtactacccataataataatactactagtactacccataataataataataatactagtactacttaataataatactactagtactacccataataataataataatactacccataataataatactactagtactacccataataataataataatactacccataataataatactactagtactacccataataataatactactagtactacccataataataatactactagtactacccataataataatactactagtactacccataataataatactactagtactacccataataataatactactagtactacccataataataataatactagtactacccataataataataatactagtactacccataataataatactactagtactacccataataataataccactagtactacccataatacgaatactactagtactacttaataataataataaaaatactaatacatctactactacccataataataataccactagtactacccataatacgaatactactagtactacccataataatactaataataatactgttGGTACCACCCATAATAatactagtactacccataataataatactactagtactacccataataataatactactagtactacccataataataataccactagtactacccataataataatactactggtactacccataataataataccactagtactacccataataatactactactactagtactacttaataataataataaaaatactaATACATCTACTACCACCCATAATAatactagtactacccataataataatactactagtactacccataataataatactactagtactacccataataatactagtactacccataataagaatactactagtactacccataataataataccactagtactacccataataataatactactagtactacccataataatactactactagtactacccataataataatactgttggtactacccataataatactactactagtactacccataataataatactgttggtactacccataataataatactgttggtactacccataataatactagtactacccataataagaatactactagtactacccataatacgaatactactagtactacccataatacgaatactactagtactacccataataatactactactagtactacccataataataataataatactagtactacccataataataataatactagtactacccataataataatactactagtactacccataataataataatactagtactacccataataatactactactagtactacccataataatactactactagtactacccataataataatactgcgagtactacccataataatattactactagtactacccataataataataatactagtacTACCATAATACTAatgctgctaatactactacccataataataatactactagtactacccataataataataatactactagtactacccataataataatactaccagtactacccataataataatactaccagtactacccataataataatactgttggtactacccataataatactagtactacccataataagaATACTACTAGTACCAcccataataatactactactagtactactcataataataatactactagtactacccataataatactactactagtactacccataataataataatactagtactacccataataataataataatactggtactacccataataataatactactagtactacccataataataatactactagtactacccataataataatactactagtactacccataataataatactgtgagtactacccataataatattactaccagtactacccataataataataatactactactacccataataataatactactagtactacccataataataatactactggtactacccataataataataatactcgtACTACCCATAATACTAatgctgctaatactactacccataataatactactactagtactacccatcatactaatactactagtactacccataataatactactactagtactacccataataataatactaatactgctAGTACTACTCTCAATCATActaatactactagtactactcataataataacactactagtactactcataataataatactactagcaCTACCCATCATActaatactactagtactacccataataatactactactagtactacccataataataatactaatactgctAGTACTACTCTCAATCATActaatactactagtactactcataataataacactactagtactactcataataataacactactagtactactcataataataatactactagtactacccataataataatactaccagtactacccataataatactactactagtactacccataataataatactgttggtactacccataataataatactgttgGTACGACCCATAATAatactagtactacccataataagaatactactagtactacccataatacgaatactactagtactacccataatacgaatactactagtactacccataataataataatactagtactacccataataatactactactagtactacccataataataataatactagtactacccataataataatactactagtactacccataataatactactactagtactacccataataataataatactagtactgcccataataatactactactagtaccacccataataataatactactagtactacccataataataatactgttggtactacccataataataatactgttggtactacccataataatactagtactacccataataagaatactactagtactacccataataataatactactagtactacccataataatactactactagtacaacccataataataatactgtgagtactacccataataatattactcctagtactacccataataataataatactactactgcccataataataataatactagtactacccattataataatactactagtactacccataataataataatactcgtACTACCCATAATACTAATGCTGCTAATACTactcacaataataataatattgctagtactactcataataataatactgctagtactactcataataatactactggtactactCACAATAATACTAATACTGCTAGTACTACTCTCAATCATACTAATACTGCTAGTACTactcacaataataataatactgctaGTACTACCCATAGTAAtaatactactggtactactCACAATAATACTAAAACTGCTAGTGCTACCCTCAATCATAcgaatactactagtactactcataataataataataatactactagtactactcataataatactactactagtactacccatcatactaatactactagtactacccataataatactactactagtactacccataataataatactaatactgctAGTACTACTCTCAATCATActaatactactagtactactcataataataacactactagtactactcataataataacactactagtactactcataataataatactactagtactacccataataataatactaccagttctacccataataatactactactagtactacccataataataatactgttggtactacccataataataatactgttgGTACCACCCATAATAatactagtactacccataataagaatactactagtactacccataatacgaatactactagtactacccataatactactactactagtactacccataataataatactgttggtgctacccataataataatactgttggtactacccataataatactagtactacccataataatactactactagtactacccataatgataatactactagtactacccataataataatactactagtactacccataataatactactactagtactacccataataataatactgcgagtactacccataataatattactactggtactacccataataataataatactagtacTACCATAATACTAatgctgctaatactactacccacaataataatactactagtactacccgcaataataatactactagtactacccataataatactactactagtactacccataataataataatactactagtactacccataataataatactactagtactacccataataataatactgttggtactacccataataataatactgttggtactacccataataatactagtactacccataataataatactgttggtactacccataataataatactactagtactacccataataataatactactagtactacccatcataataataatactcgtaccacccataataataataatactcgtactacccataataataatactgctaatactacccataataataatactgttggtactacccataataataataatgttggtactacccataataatactagtactacccataataagaatactactagtactacccataataataatactactagtactacccataataataatactactagtactacccataataataatactactagtactacccataataataatattgctagtactactcataataataatactggtACTACTCACAATAATACTAATACTGCTAGTACTACTCTCAATCATACATacttcggcttgtcaccaaaagcactcacaaacttctacagatgcacaatcgagagcatcctggcgggctgtatcaccgtctggtatggcaactgcaccgccctcaaccgtaaggctctccagagggtagtgaggtctgcacaacgcatcaccgggggcaaactacctgccctccaggacacctacaccacccgatgctacaggaaggccataaagatcatcaaggacatcaaccacccgagccactgcctgttcaccccgctgtcatccagaaggcgaggtcagtacaggtgcatcaaagctgggaccgagagactgaaaaacagcttctatctcaaggccatcagactgttaaacagccaccactaacattgagtggctactgccaacacactgtcaatgccactgactctactccagccactttaatcatgggaattgatgggaaattatgtaaatatatcactagccactttaaacaatgctaccttatataatgttacttaccctacattattcatctcatatgcatacgtagatactgtactctatatcatcgactgcatccttatgtaatacatgtatcactagccactttaactatgccacttggtttacatactcatctcatatgtatatactgtactcgatatcatctactgtatcttgcctatgctgctctgtaccatcactcattcatatatccttatgtacatattctttatccccttacactgtgtataagacagtagttttttttggaattgttagttagattacttgttcgttattactgcattgtcggaactagaagcacaagcatttcgctacactcgcattaacatctgctaaccatgtgtatgtgacaaataaatttgatttgatttgatttaatactgctagtactactcacaataataataatactgctaGTACTACCCATAGTAAtaatactactggtactactCACAATAATACTAAAACTGCTAGTACTACTCTCAATCATAcgaatactactagtactactcataataataataatactagtactactcataataataataatactagtactacccatcatactaatactactagtactacccataataatactagtactagtactacccataataataatactgttggtactacccataataatactactactagtactacccataataataatactgttggtactacccataataataatactagtactacccataataataatactagtactacccataataataatactactagtactacccataataatactactactagtactacccataataataatactactagtactacccataataatactactactagtactacccataataataatactgttggtactacccataataataatactactagtactacccataataatactactagtagtactacccataataataataataataataataataataataataataataataataataataataaggtataTTTCATTGAAGAGAACATACAGATTTTAAAGCAGATTTAAGACAGAATAATAGGATCCTACTCACCATTGGCCATTTCTCAGCGACACAAAACTGAGTCATCCTTTTTGCCTGTTGACATCCTCTGAAATAAGGGAAAAGAGAATGAATACTACCTGACAGTTTATGAGTCAGGTAAGGTAACACAAACCACGAGCTATACAGAGAACCAGTGTTGACTACATGACATGACCCTTCACCACAACACAATGTATCATCTGATCTGAGAGCATCACAGCAGGACCACAACTTCTCATCTGATCTGAGAGCATCACAGCAGGACCACAACACAACGTATCATCTGATCTGAGAGCATCACAGCAGGACCACAACTTATCTTCTGATCTGACAGCATCACAGCAGGACCACAACACAACTTATCATCTGATCTGAGAGCATCACAGCAGGACCACAACAGAACTTATCATCTGATCTGAGAGCATCACAGCAGGACCACAACACAACGTATCATCTGATCTGAGAGCATCACAGCAGGACCACAACACAACGTATCATCTGATCTGAGAGCATCACAGCAGGACCACAGACTCCTTCACCTCATGCACAGGGGTCCTGTCTTTCACATGCACCAACCACTGCCACTAGAAATTACGTATTATGCCTTTCAATAACATGTGTCTCTGTCAATATGATGTTTCAATAACATGTGTCTCTGTCAATACGATGTTTCAATAACATGTGTCTCTGTCTTGTCAATACGATGTTTCAATAACATGTGTCTCTGTCAATACGATGTTTCAATAACATGTCTCTGCCTTGTCAATACGATGTTTCAATAACATGTGTCTCTGTCAATACGATGTTTCAATAACATGTGTCTCTGTCAATACGATGTTTCAATAACATGTGTCTCTGTCAATACGATGTTTCAATAACATGTCTCTGCCTTGTTAATACGATGTTTCAATAACATGTGTCTCTGTCTTGTCAATACGATGTTTCAATAACATGTGTCTCTGTCAATACGATGTTTCAATAACATGTGTCTCTGTCTTGTCAATACGATGTTTCAATAACATGTGTCTCTGTCTTGTCAATACGATGTTTCAATAACATGTGTCTCTGTCAATACGATGTTTCAATAACATGTGTCTGTCAATACGATGTTTCAATAACATGTGTCTGTCAATACGATGTTTCAATAACATGTGTCTCTGTCAATACGATGTTTCAATAACATGTGTCTCTGTCAATACAATGTTTCAATAACATGTGTCTCTGTCAATAGATGTTTCAATAACATGTGTCTCTGCCTTGTTAATACGATGTTTCAATAACATGTGTCTCTGTCAATACGATGTTTCAATAACATGTGTCTCTGTCAATACGATGTTTCAATAACATGTGTCTCTGTCAATACGATGTTTCAATAACATGTGTCTCTGTCAATATGATGTTTCAATGACATGTGTCTCTGTCAATATGATGTTTCAATAACATGTGTCTCTGTCAATATGATGTTTCAATGACATGTGTCTCTGTCAATATGATGTTTCAATAACATGTGTCTCTGTCAATACGATGTTTCAATAACATGTGTCTCTGTCAATACGATGTTTCAATAACATGTGTCTCTGTCTTGTCAATACGATGTTTCAACATGTGTCTCTGTCAATACGATGTTTCAATAACATGTGTCTCTGTCAATATGATGTTTCAATGACATGTGTCTCTGTCAATACGATGTTTCAATAACGTGTCTCTGTCTTGTCAATACGATGTTTCAATAACATGTGTCTCTGTCAATACGATGTTTCAATAACATGTCTCTGCCTTGTCAATACGATGTTTCAATAACATGTGTCTCTGTCAATACGATGTTTCAATAACATGTGTCTCTGTCAATACGATGTTTCAATAACATGTGTCTCTGTCAATACGATGTTTCAATAACATGCGTCTCTGTCAAATAGATGTTTCAATAACATGTGTCTCTGTCAATATGATGTTTCAATAACATGTGTCTCTGTCAATAGATGTTTCAATAACATGTGTCTCTGCCAATATGGTGTTTTCCACAAGAACATAAACAAGACCATTTGTTATTCTACAATACCAGGAGTCTCCTGACTTGAAAAGGACAACGCCACTGATACACACCACCCATTCCATATATAGTTTTCTAgaccatcccactgggcacacactggttgaatcaacgttgtttccacgtcatttcattgttgaaccaacgtggatgAGACGTTGAATTTACGTCTTGTGCCATTGCTTCTTACCTGGTGGTCTGTGTTGAGAACCGTTAGTGGTGTCCGGTTAGAGGCTGGGGATGGCGGGCACGTCCCCGTCATGGTCCCCGTCTGTTGTTTCAGGAGAGAAGGGTGCGTCTCCAGCGCGAGCTGCAGGTCCAAGATGTAATCTATGACGTGCTGAAGGATCTCCACTTTGCTGACTTTCTTATCCTGCGGTATGGTGGGTACGAGGCGCTTGAGGCGACTGTAACACTGGTTCATATCGTCCTGCAGACACAGCTGCTCTTCTTCCTGCAACCTAGACCGGGCAATGTTCAGGCTGTGATCCGAGAGGTAGTGTAAAGAAAGCTCGTTGCCGCTACTGCTTGAGGTATCCTTCTGGGGGCGGACGGGAGTAGTAGCCTTCATTTCGGTAATAACGCACCCGTACCGCGGGGTAG comes from Oncorhynchus kisutch isolate 150728-3 unplaced genomic scaffold, Okis_V2 scaffold4024, whole genome shotgun sequence and encodes:
- the LOC109887648 gene encoding DNA-binding protein inhibitor ID-4, with the protein product MKATTPVRPQKDTSSSSGNELSLHYLSDHSLNIARSRLQEEEQLCLQDDMNQCYSRLKRLVPTIPQDKKVSKVEILQHVIDYILDLQLALETHPSLLKQQTGTMTGTCPPSPASNRTPLTVLNTDHQRMSTGKKDDSVLCR